One part of the Halopenitus persicus genome encodes these proteins:
- a CDS encoding UPF0058 family protein translates to MHKDELLELHEQMVTIMEHFREREDVRTELFDPYEELDIDPSHVHKSKSEHKHAVFVLGNALATAMSEDEFSAAGRVGKRMEELAEDAEGKI, encoded by the coding sequence ATGCACAAGGACGAACTCCTCGAACTTCACGAACAGATGGTGACGATTATGGAACACTTCCGGGAACGAGAGGACGTCCGGACCGAGCTCTTCGACCCCTACGAGGAGCTCGACATCGACCCCTCACACGTTCACAAGTCGAAAAGCGAGCACAAACACGCGGTGTTCGTGCTCGGCAATGCGCTCGCGACCGCGATGAGCGAGGACGAGTTCTCGGCGGCGGGCCGCGTCGGCAAACGGATGGAGGAGCTCGCCGAGGACGCGGAAGGGAAGATCTGA
- a CDS encoding DUF7120 family protein, whose protein sequence is MPKVEITVPEHQEMQIAHMVEQGEFLNREEAIEELLSTGIKAYKTSGPTDEEEGPGFEDEGMMGHEDEYVF, encoded by the coding sequence ATGCCGAAAGTCGAGATCACGGTCCCGGAACACCAGGAGATGCAGATCGCCCATATGGTCGAGCAGGGCGAGTTCCTCAACCGCGAGGAGGCGATCGAGGAGCTCCTGTCGACCGGAATCAAGGCGTACAAGACCAGCGGACCGACCGACGAGGAGGAGGGACCGGGCTTCGAGGACGAGGGAATGATGGGCCACGAGGACGAGTACGTCTTCTGA
- a CDS encoding molybdopterin-dependent oxidoreductase — translation MVEDVTDLYREFGEDRLPPGQRRTDGFPVLSKSGTPSYNPADWRFEVYGAVENRLEYDLEAFEELPHVRQRQDFHCVTGWSRFDCEFAGVPFTEIADRAGIGPDVEHVLFHALDGYTTDLPLSACRRQEVLFADGLDGESLPDDHGGPVRVVTPHKYAYKGAKWVTGVEFLTEPERGYWEKRGYSETANPWNEERYS, via the coding sequence ATGGTCGAGGACGTCACGGACCTGTACCGGGAGTTCGGCGAGGATCGGCTCCCCCCGGGACAGCGACGGACGGACGGGTTTCCGGTGCTTTCCAAGAGCGGGACTCCGTCTTATAACCCTGCCGACTGGCGGTTCGAGGTGTACGGCGCGGTCGAGAACCGGCTCGAGTACGACCTGGAGGCGTTCGAGGAGCTACCGCACGTTCGGCAGCGCCAGGACTTCCACTGCGTGACCGGCTGGAGCCGGTTCGACTGCGAGTTCGCCGGCGTCCCGTTCACCGAAATCGCGGACCGGGCGGGGATCGGGCCTGACGTCGAACACGTCCTGTTTCACGCGCTTGACGGCTACACGACCGATCTACCGCTGTCTGCGTGCCGACGCCAGGAGGTGCTGTTCGCCGACGGGCTCGACGGCGAGTCCCTCCCCGATGACCACGGCGGCCCGGTTCGCGTGGTCACCCCGCACAAGTACGCGTACAAGGGCGCGAAGTGGGTGACCGGCGTCGAGTTCCTCACCGAGCCCGAGCGCGGCTACTGGGAGAAGCGCGGCTACTCGGAAACGGCCAACCCGTGGAACGAGGAGCGGTATAGTTAG
- a CDS encoding isochorismate synthase, with the protein MDPSALADAPRLVSRARRIADPEFQAVFEAIETPRVVWGAPGESTAIGGGAAATLTASGPDRFASIREDAETLFASGDVHAGTEAARPRLFGGFAFHEAATDGSPWESFPEARFVFPRVQVTAADNGTWVTVNAVGPDAAAADVERRLDRAVETFDGLGTAGAGATTSGTAAPEAAGSGHAAHDPDSRPDRPGIVSRRRTTTRQEWRAGVEAAVDRIRAGDLEKVVLAQALAADLHADAPRAATVDRLRNRYPNCYPFLVETDPAGAAFVGATPERLVSTRGRTVETDALAGTTGRGETPAEDEWLASELAADRKNAHEHDLVVDAIRDQLAPFTASITAGDRRIKRLAEVQHLHTPITAELEANTHVLELVEALHPTPAVGGLPPAAALETIRETEPFDRGWYAAPVGWIDAAGNGTFAVGIRSAVLEPRAATLFAGVGIVADSDADEEWDEIQLKYRPILNELEDGD; encoded by the coding sequence ATGGACCCGTCCGCGCTGGCCGACGCGCCGCGGCTCGTGAGCCGCGCCCGTCGGATCGCCGATCCGGAGTTTCAGGCCGTCTTCGAGGCGATCGAGACGCCGCGCGTCGTGTGGGGGGCGCCCGGGGAGTCGACGGCCATCGGCGGCGGCGCGGCCGCGACCCTGACCGCGAGCGGTCCCGACCGGTTCGCCTCGATCCGCGAGGACGCCGAGACGCTGTTCGCCTCGGGGGACGTCCACGCCGGAACCGAGGCCGCACGACCCCGGTTGTTCGGCGGGTTCGCGTTTCACGAGGCGGCCACCGACGGATCGCCCTGGGAGTCGTTCCCCGAGGCCCGGTTCGTCTTCCCGCGCGTGCAGGTCACGGCGGCCGACAACGGGACGTGGGTGACGGTCAACGCGGTGGGTCCCGACGCCGCCGCGGCCGACGTCGAGCGGCGCCTCGATCGCGCGGTCGAGACCTTCGACGGGCTCGGGACTGCCGGAGCCGGAGCCACCACCAGCGGCACTGCCGCACCCGAAGCCGCCGGCAGCGGACACGCTGCACACGACCCGGATTCACGTCCCGACCGTCCCGGGATCGTCTCCCGCCGCCGGACAACGACGCGCCAGGAGTGGCGAGCCGGCGTCGAGGCCGCAGTCGACCGGATCCGCGCCGGGGACCTCGAGAAGGTCGTCCTCGCGCAGGCGCTTGCTGCCGACCTCCACGCTGACGCGCCCCGCGCCGCGACGGTCGACCGGCTCCGGAATCGATACCCGAACTGCTACCCGTTCCTCGTCGAGACCGACCCGGCGGGTGCGGCCTTCGTCGGCGCGACCCCGGAACGGCTCGTCTCGACGCGGGGACGAACCGTCGAGACCGACGCACTGGCCGGGACCACCGGCCGGGGCGAGACGCCCGCGGAGGACGAGTGGCTCGCCTCGGAGTTGGCCGCCGACCGGAAGAACGCACACGAACACGACCTCGTCGTCGACGCGATCCGCGACCAGCTCGCGCCGTTCACCGCCTCCATCACGGCGGGCGACCGCCGGATCAAGCGGCTGGCGGAGGTTCAACACCTCCACACGCCGATCACGGCCGAGCTCGAGGCGAACACCCACGTGCTGGAGCTGGTCGAGGCGCTGCACCCGACGCCGGCGGTCGGCGGGCTCCCGCCCGCGGCCGCGCTCGAGACCATTCGCGAAACCGAGCCGTTCGACCGCGGCTGGTACGCCGCACCGGTCGGCTGGATCGACGCGGCGGGCAACGGGACCTTCGCGGTCGGGATCCGATCGGCGGTCCTCGAACCGCGGGCGGCGACGCTGTTCGCCGGGGTCGGCATCGTCGCCGACTCCGACGCCGACGAGGAGTGGGACGAGATCCAGCTCAAATACCGCCCGATCCTGAACGAGCTCGAGGACGGGGACTGA
- a CDS encoding proteasome assembly chaperone family protein: MARINVLAEDVELDAPFLVEGLPGVGLVGKIAADHIVEAFDMVHYANVHCDGVPPVVTYPENDSRLSTPVRIYADADRDLLVLQSDVPVSPAAATEFADCVAGWFDEKGVTPLYLSGRPAEKDTEPPALYGIATGDGAAHLERVGIDAPSEMGLVTGPTGALLSHALENDTTAVGLVVESDPQFPDPEASRALITNGLAPITEVDIPTDTLVDRADEIQRAKEQLAMRMQDVEEESTEARPLRMYQ; this comes from the coding sequence ATGGCTCGCATCAACGTACTCGCCGAGGACGTCGAGCTGGACGCGCCGTTTCTGGTCGAGGGGCTACCGGGCGTCGGGCTCGTCGGGAAGATCGCCGCCGACCACATCGTGGAGGCGTTCGACATGGTTCACTACGCGAACGTCCACTGCGACGGTGTCCCCCCGGTCGTGACCTACCCCGAGAACGACTCGCGGCTGTCGACGCCGGTTCGGATCTACGCCGATGCCGACCGAGACCTGCTGGTGCTGCAGAGCGACGTGCCGGTCTCGCCGGCCGCGGCGACGGAGTTCGCCGACTGCGTCGCCGGCTGGTTCGACGAGAAGGGCGTCACGCCGCTGTACCTCTCCGGTCGGCCGGCGGAGAAGGATACGGAACCGCCGGCGCTGTACGGGATCGCGACCGGCGACGGCGCCGCGCATCTCGAGCGCGTCGGCATCGACGCCCCCTCCGAGATGGGGCTCGTCACCGGCCCGACCGGCGCGCTCCTCTCCCACGCGCTGGAGAACGACACGACCGCCGTCGGACTCGTCGTCGAGTCCGACCCGCAGTTCCCCGACCCCGAGGCGTCGCGGGCGCTGATCACCAACGGACTCGCGCCGATCACGGAGGTCGACATCCCGACCGACACGCTCGTCGACCGCGCCGACGAGATCCAGCGCGCCAAAGAGCAGCTCGCGATGCGGATGCAGGACGTCGAGGAGGAGAGCACCGAGGCGCGTCCGTTGCGAATGTATCAGTAA
- a CDS encoding RsmB/NOP family class I SAM-dependent RNA methyltransferase, with amino-acid sequence MNPLERYLPLVDDEDAFLAACDRPLPSVVRTNPIAATPERVRRAFDEEGIDYEPVDWHDGLFRLPGGSPGTNWPYVHGWIHGQEEVSTLPGLALDAQPGDRVLDACAAPGSKTTQIAADMDDRGTLVANDNNLGRLSALRHNAERLGVTNVAVTNQDARNLSLRPFPFDAFDRALVDVPCSCEGTCRKNPDVLDEWTLDHVEAIAGVGKGILTRAVQATRPGGVVVFSTCTFAPEENEAVLQHVLESEPCELATFDLPLRTEPGITEWEGETFDDAMRRAHRIYPHHNDTGGFFCAKLRVTDGRTDGGTADVRDSDGGTAVDAGTERRKEVTAE; translated from the coding sequence ATGAATCCGCTCGAGCGGTACCTCCCGCTCGTCGACGACGAGGACGCGTTTCTGGCCGCCTGCGACCGGCCGCTGCCCTCCGTCGTCCGCACGAACCCGATCGCGGCCACGCCCGAGCGCGTTCGTCGGGCGTTCGACGAGGAGGGGATCGACTACGAACCGGTCGACTGGCACGACGGACTGTTCCGGCTGCCGGGGGGCAGCCCCGGAACGAACTGGCCGTACGTCCACGGCTGGATCCACGGCCAGGAGGAGGTCTCGACGCTGCCCGGGCTCGCCCTCGACGCGCAGCCGGGCGATCGCGTGCTCGACGCCTGCGCCGCGCCGGGCAGCAAGACGACCCAGATCGCGGCCGACATGGACGACCGCGGCACCCTCGTCGCGAACGACAACAACCTCGGTCGGCTCTCGGCGCTGCGGCACAACGCCGAGCGGCTCGGGGTGACGAACGTCGCCGTCACGAACCAGGACGCGCGGAACCTCTCGTTGCGGCCGTTTCCCTTCGACGCGTTCGACCGGGCGCTCGTCGACGTCCCCTGCTCGTGTGAGGGCACCTGCCGGAAGAACCCGGACGTCCTCGACGAGTGGACGCTCGACCACGTCGAAGCGATCGCCGGCGTCGGCAAGGGGATCCTGACCCGCGCCGTCCAGGCCACCCGCCCGGGCGGCGTCGTGGTCTTCTCGACGTGTACCTTCGCGCCCGAGGAGAACGAGGCCGTCCTCCAGCACGTCCTCGAGTCGGAGCCGTGTGAGCTCGCGACGTTCGACCTCCCGCTCCGAACCGAGCCCGGCATCACCGAGTGGGAGGGTGAGACGTTCGACGACGCGATGCGACGGGCCCACCGGATCTACCCCCACCACAACGACACGGGCGGGTTCTTCTGTGCGAAGCTTCGCGTGACCGACGGGCGGACGGACGGCGGGACCGCGGACGTCCGGGATTCGGACGGCGGGACCGCGGTCGATGCCGGCACCGAGAGGAGGAAGGAGGTGACCGCCGAATGA
- a CDS encoding DUF7122 family protein, whose translation MSDERGQSDANPPSNDGQRFDRLPETAADRKVPGRPTREEVLEWWDERFGVDRSVLEPYTFLEKGAGKVWIYRGEATDPCRIEALGMTFLRTRQEHWKPTTRAVSRFGRHASRNVIELEPAEAARFVAGEDQPIDRWDGDWGYLIAAHELAGGREPIGVGLYLHGELRSRVPKGSRTDVGQLGREE comes from the coding sequence ATGAGCGACGAACGCGGACAAAGCGATGCGAACCCGCCGAGCAACGACGGCCAGCGCTTCGACCGGCTCCCCGAGACCGCCGCGGACCGGAAGGTTCCCGGCCGGCCGACCCGCGAGGAGGTCCTCGAGTGGTGGGACGAGCGGTTCGGCGTGGACCGGTCGGTCCTGGAGCCGTACACCTTCCTCGAGAAGGGCGCCGGGAAGGTCTGGATCTATCGCGGGGAGGCGACCGATCCGTGTCGGATCGAGGCGCTGGGAATGACGTTCCTCCGGACTCGCCAGGAACACTGGAAGCCGACGACGCGGGCCGTCTCCCGGTTCGGCCGGCACGCGAGCCGGAACGTGATCGAGCTCGAGCCTGCCGAAGCCGCCCGGTTCGTCGCCGGCGAGGACCAGCCGATCGACCGCTGGGACGGCGACTGGGGCTACCTGATCGCGGCCCACGAGCTGGCCGGCGGCCGGGAGCCGATCGGCGTCGGGCTCTACCTCCACGGCGAGCTTCGGTCCCGGGTTCCGAAGGGAAGTCGGACCGACGTCGGGCAGCTGGGTCGCGAGGAGTAG
- a CDS encoding cation diffusion facilitator family transporter, producing the protein MAGEGRRFKRAAGANVLGNAVKILIEGAAGVAFGSVALVADAAHSVADLVASLVVFVWGGAAYVGPDETHPHGHQRIEPLTALFVGAVIVLLGANLLRESALALIEGPGVVFDPLLLGALAFAMADMYLLYWYTTRVNADLESTALHALAVDCLNDIYTTVAAVAGVLGVLLGYPILDAVAGGLVSLLVVYQGVEIARENVTYLVGAAPPAEEYDRLRETLHDHPAVEGVHDLRAFYDGTDVEVEVHVEVDGAMTLREAHDLETELMDRLRALPSVGDAHVHLDPSGVGEWKDAPDERSEARADAAAEPDGGE; encoded by the coding sequence ATGGCCGGCGAGGGACGACGGTTCAAGCGCGCGGCCGGGGCGAACGTCCTCGGGAACGCGGTCAAGATCCTCATCGAGGGAGCCGCCGGGGTCGCATTCGGGAGCGTCGCCCTCGTGGCCGACGCCGCCCACTCGGTCGCCGACCTCGTCGCCAGCCTCGTGGTGTTCGTGTGGGGCGGGGCCGCCTACGTCGGCCCGGACGAGACGCACCCGCACGGACACCAGCGCATCGAGCCGCTGACCGCCCTGTTCGTCGGCGCCGTCATCGTCCTGCTCGGCGCGAACCTGCTTCGGGAGTCCGCGCTCGCGCTGATCGAGGGCCCGGGAGTCGTCTTCGATCCGCTGTTGCTCGGCGCGCTCGCGTTCGCGATGGCGGACATGTACCTCCTGTACTGGTACACCACGCGGGTGAACGCCGACCTCGAATCGACCGCCCTCCACGCGCTCGCGGTCGACTGCCTCAACGACATCTACACGACGGTGGCCGCCGTCGCCGGCGTCCTCGGCGTCCTGCTCGGCTACCCGATCCTCGACGCGGTTGCCGGCGGCCTGGTTAGCCTGCTCGTCGTCTACCAGGGCGTCGAGATCGCCCGCGAGAACGTGACTTATCTCGTCGGCGCCGCCCCGCCCGCGGAGGAGTACGACCGCCTCCGGGAGACCCTGCACGACCACCCCGCGGTCGAGGGCGTTCACGACCTCCGGGCCTTCTACGACGGGACCGACGTCGAGGTCGAGGTCCACGTCGAGGTCGACGGCGCGATGACGCTCCGGGAGGCCCACGACCTCGAGACCGAGCTGATGGATCGGCTCCGGGCGCTTCCGTCGGTCGGTGACGCCCACGTCCATCTGGACCCCTCGGGCGTGGGCGAGTGGAAGGACGCCCCCGACGAGCGGTCGGAAGCGAGGGCGGATGCCGCAGCCGAACCCGACGGCGGCGAGTGA
- a CDS encoding SOS response-associated peptidase: MCGRYSLSTPRDDLRTRFDAAFPDVPPRYNCAPGQRLPVITADAPAEARRLEWGLTPAWADDRLGLINARAETIREKPAFRSAFERRRCLVPADGFYEWVETGSGTRPYRVAFADDRPFAMAGIYERWEPPEPDGPTQTGLDRFAGGSRNVDGNEPDSAVTSSNPTADAGPEPVETFSIVTTEPNDLVADLHHRMAVILDPADEERYLHGDPETAASLLEPVAPDDLRAHPVSERVNDPSNDDPSLIEPV, encoded by the coding sequence ATGTGCGGCCGGTACTCGCTGTCGACGCCTCGCGATGATCTCCGGACCCGCTTCGACGCCGCGTTCCCCGACGTGCCGCCGCGGTACAACTGTGCACCCGGCCAGAGGCTCCCCGTGATCACCGCCGACGCGCCGGCCGAGGCGAGACGGCTGGAGTGGGGGCTGACGCCCGCCTGGGCGGACGACCGACTGGGCCTGATCAACGCGCGTGCGGAGACGATCCGAGAGAAGCCCGCGTTTCGATCCGCGTTCGAGCGCCGCCGATGTCTGGTTCCCGCGGACGGCTTCTACGAGTGGGTGGAGACGGGGTCCGGAACGCGGCCATATCGCGTCGCGTTCGCGGACGATCGCCCGTTCGCGATGGCCGGAATATACGAGCGCTGGGAGCCGCCCGAACCCGACGGACCCACCCAGACGGGGCTCGACCGGTTTGCCGGTGGGTCCCGAAACGTCGACGGGAACGAGCCCGACTCCGCCGTCACGTCGTCAAACCCGACTGCGGACGCCGGCCCGGAGCCGGTCGAGACCTTCTCGATCGTCACGACCGAGCCGAACGACCTCGTCGCCGACCTTCACCACCGGATGGCCGTCATCCTCGACCCGGCCGACGAGGAGCGATATCTCCACGGAGATCCCGAGACCGCGGCGTCGCTGCTCGAGCCGGTCGCGCCCGACGACCTGCGGGCCCACCCGGTCTCCGAGCGCGTGAACGACCCGTCGAACGACGACCCATCGCTGATCGAGCCGGTTTGA
- a CDS encoding ribonuclease H-like domain-containing protein, whose translation MRIENSFIPVRGVGERTERRLWERGITHWDDFDRSVDVRGVGATTADRIDGFIDRARDRLRAGDAAFFDDVFPSDQRWRLYEDFRTETCYFDIETTGLDEQANQVTTVSFHRDGETTTLVAGEDLTAEAVHDRLTDAAVIASFNGARFDVPFLETNLGIEIDTPHLDLLYPCRQLGLSGGLKAIESEIGVERDRPDISGRDAVRLWHEYERGDEEALETLVSYNREDARNLETLADVVCESLHRDVFGSVAGSANPGRSEPAAGE comes from the coding sequence GTGCGCATCGAGAACAGCTTCATCCCGGTCCGAGGGGTCGGCGAGCGGACGGAGCGCCGGCTCTGGGAACGGGGGATCACCCATTGGGACGACTTCGACCGATCCGTCGACGTGCGGGGGGTCGGCGCGACGACCGCCGATCGGATCGACGGGTTCATCGACCGGGCCCGCGACCGGCTCCGAGCCGGTGACGCCGCGTTCTTCGACGACGTCTTTCCGAGCGACCAGCGCTGGCGGCTCTACGAGGACTTCCGGACGGAGACGTGTTACTTCGACATCGAGACGACCGGCCTCGACGAGCAGGCCAACCAGGTCACGACAGTGAGCTTTCACCGCGACGGCGAGACGACGACGCTCGTCGCCGGAGAGGACCTCACCGCCGAGGCGGTCCACGACCGACTGACCGACGCCGCCGTGATCGCCTCGTTCAACGGCGCGCGCTTCGACGTGCCGTTCCTGGAGACGAACCTCGGGATCGAGATCGATACCCCACACCTCGACCTGTTGTATCCCTGCCGGCAGCTGGGGCTTTCGGGCGGACTCAAGGCGATCGAGTCCGAGATCGGCGTCGAGCGCGACCGCCCCGACATCAGCGGCCGCGACGCCGTCCGGCTCTGGCACGAGTACGAGCGCGGCGACGAGGAGGCGCTGGAGACGCTCGTCTCGTACAACCGGGAGGACGCGCGAAACCTCGAGACGCTGGCCGACGTCGTCTGTGAGTCCCTCCACCGAGACGTCTTCGGATCGGTCGCCGGGTCGGCGAACCCCGGCCGCTCCGAGCCGGCCGCCGGCGAGTAA
- a CDS encoding flippase activity-associated protein Agl23 has translation MTPSPDDRGSERRRGWIRGLDPRTWDRTDRRTRAAVAVIVGCSLLARTVALGDRPFHWDEARVGYWTLRSLETGSYEYRPVAGGPVVFHLSRLALSVAPPSDALARLPFAIAGGLLPAVALLFRGRLGDDETVAAAAVLGFAPPLVHYGRFLRGDVIAAGAALLAVGWLVRWIDSDSGTRPRDRYLYGATVASVVALGTSGFAVATLVLVVAAALVTLDRPRAEGRSSSLGDAARRGGRWIVDRATPLARAAFVFLGTWAVLFLPRGSDSGAGGTPGGLAGLVADPIGLATRTYVAPVEAFLGVRVAERAGTQFLPFVTDAVSTALATAAPILAIAAAGFLADRYGLLGDATRQGTAGGRPIVLFASAWAGLGLLGYPIVAEVIAPWTLVHVLVPLAVPAGVGIAAVYRYGREAAGRSLGSNVAASGARRGGDAAFRDDAADADRVAAGGADRVTAGDTDRLTVGDAARVAAAGLVLFAIVAHAGIVTLDAAAAEPGPESPLAQYGQPADDLEPLVDEMEAAIADAEGENARVVWVGDRFHLPDETVADRPPIGTEAAREAWGDRLPLPWYLERTDAEVESVTAPSGLTGEPAVVIADPAHEGSLDAMLPAHESRTLRLGLWNREVVVFIAS, from the coding sequence ATGACGCCGTCCCCGGACGACCGTGGCTCCGAGCGCCGTCGAGGGTGGATCCGCGGGCTCGATCCACGGACGTGGGACCGGACCGACCGGCGGACGCGCGCCGCCGTCGCGGTCATCGTCGGCTGTTCGCTGCTCGCTCGGACGGTCGCTCTGGGCGATCGACCGTTCCACTGGGACGAGGCACGGGTCGGGTACTGGACGCTCCGCTCGCTCGAGACGGGGAGCTACGAGTACCGCCCGGTCGCCGGCGGGCCGGTCGTGTTCCATCTGAGCCGGCTCGCGCTCTCGGTCGCGCCGCCGAGCGACGCCCTCGCGCGGCTACCGTTCGCGATCGCCGGCGGGCTCCTTCCGGCCGTCGCGCTCCTCTTCCGCGGCCGGCTCGGCGACGACGAGACCGTCGCCGCTGCTGCTGTACTCGGCTTCGCGCCGCCGCTGGTCCACTACGGGCGCTTCCTGCGCGGGGACGTGATCGCTGCCGGCGCTGCGCTTCTCGCGGTCGGTTGGCTCGTCCGGTGGATCGACTCCGACTCCGGGACCCGACCGCGTGACCGATACCTGTACGGCGCCACCGTCGCTTCGGTGGTGGCCCTCGGCACCTCCGGGTTCGCGGTCGCGACGCTCGTGCTTGTGGTCGCCGCCGCGCTCGTCACGCTCGACCGGCCACGGGCCGAGGGACGCTCCTCGAGCCTCGGCGACGCAGCGCGCCGTGGCGGTCGATGGATCGTCGACCGTGCGACGCCGCTCGCCCGCGCGGCGTTCGTGTTCCTCGGGACCTGGGCGGTGCTGTTCCTCCCGCGCGGCTCCGACAGCGGCGCGGGCGGAACTCCCGGCGGACTCGCCGGACTCGTCGCCGACCCGATCGGGCTGGCGACGCGGACCTACGTGGCTCCCGTCGAGGCGTTCCTCGGGGTTCGGGTCGCGGAGCGGGCCGGGACGCAGTTCCTCCCGTTCGTGACCGACGCCGTCTCGACGGCGCTTGCGACCGCCGCACCGATCCTCGCGATCGCCGCGGCCGGATTCCTCGCGGACCGATACGGTCTCCTGGGTGACGCGACACGTCAGGGGACCGCGGGCGGACGACCGATCGTCCTGTTCGCGTCCGCCTGGGCCGGGCTCGGCCTGCTCGGCTATCCGATCGTAGCGGAGGTGATCGCCCCCTGGACGCTCGTGCACGTGCTCGTCCCGCTGGCGGTGCCGGCCGGCGTCGGGATCGCGGCCGTCTACCGGTACGGACGCGAGGCGGCGGGTCGATCGCTGGGCTCGAACGTGGCCGCGTCCGGCGCGCGACGCGGGGGTGACGCCGCCTTCCGTGATGACGCCGCGGACGCCGATCGAGTGGCCGCCGGAGGTGCTGACCGAGTGACCGCCGGAGATACTGACCGACTGACCGTCGGTGACGCGGCACGGGTCGCGGCGGCCGGACTCGTGCTGTTCGCGATCGTCGCGCACGCCGGGATCGTCACCCTCGATGCCGCCGCCGCCGAGCCGGGACCGGAGTCGCCGCTCGCGCAGTACGGCCAGCCCGCCGACGACCTCGAGCCGCTCGTCGATGAGATGGAGGCGGCGATCGCGGACGCGGAGGGAGAGAACGCGCGCGTCGTCTGGGTCGGCGACCGGTTCCACCTGCCGGACGAGACGGTCGCGGACCGCCCCCCGATCGGAACGGAGGCGGCTCGCGAGGCGTGGGGCGACCGGTTGCCGCTTCCGTGGTACCTCGAGCGGACCGACGCCGAGGTCGAGAGCGTGACCGCGCCGAGCGGCCTCACGGGCGAGCCCGCGGTGGTGATCGCCGATCCGGCCCACGAGGGGTCGCTCGATGCGATGCTCCCCGCTCACGAGTCGCGGACCCTGCGGCTCGGGCTCTGGAACCGTGAGGTCGTCGTGTTCATCGCAAGCTGA
- a CDS encoding transcription initiation factor IIB — translation MERPSRQRGQERETEQEADETVSCPECGSAEVVADADHELVCDDCGLVLDEQQLDRGPEWRAFNHSERQSKSRVGAPITETMHDKGLTTTIDWKDKDAYGRSLSSEKRSQMHRLRKWQERIRTKDAGERNLQFALSEIDRMASALGVPRSVREVASVIYRRALAEDLIRGRSIEGVATSALYAACRQEGIPRSLDEVAEVSRVPQKEIGRTYRYISQELGLELKPVDPKQFVPRFASALDLSEEVQTKATEIIDVSAEQGLLSGKSPTGFAAAAIYAASLLCNEKKTQREVAQVAQVTEVTIRNRYQEQIEAMGFR, via the coding sequence CGTCCGAGCCGGCAGCGAGGGCAGGAACGGGAGACCGAACAGGAGGCGGACGAAACGGTCTCCTGTCCGGAGTGTGGCTCCGCGGAGGTCGTCGCGGACGCGGATCACGAGTTGGTGTGTGACGATTGCGGGCTGGTGCTCGACGAACAACAGCTCGATCGCGGGCCGGAGTGGCGGGCGTTCAACCACTCCGAACGACAGTCGAAGTCCCGCGTGGGCGCCCCGATCACCGAGACGATGCACGACAAGGGGCTGACGACGACGATCGACTGGAAGGACAAGGACGCCTACGGACGGTCCCTCTCCTCGGAGAAGCGTTCGCAGATGCACCGGCTGCGCAAGTGGCAGGAGCGCATCCGGACGAAGGACGCGGGCGAGCGGAACCTCCAGTTCGCGCTCTCGGAGATCGACCGCATGGCCTCCGCGCTGGGCGTCCCCCGCTCGGTCCGGGAGGTCGCCTCCGTCATCTACCGGCGCGCGCTCGCCGAGGACCTCATTCGAGGCCGGTCCATCGAGGGCGTCGCCACCTCCGCGCTGTACGCCGCCTGTCGCCAGGAGGGGATCCCCCGATCGCTCGACGAGGTCGCCGAGGTCTCCAGGGTTCCGCAAAAGGAGATCGGCCGGACCTATCGATACATCTCCCAGGAGCTCGGGCTGGAGCTCAAACCCGTCGATCCCAAGCAGTTCGTTCCCCGATTCGCCTCCGCGCTCGACCTCAGCGAGGAGGTCCAGACGAAGGCCACCGAGATCATCGACGTCTCCGCCGAACAGGGACTGCTCTCCGGAAAGTCGCCGACCGGCTTCGCGGCGGCGGCGATCTACGCGGCCTCGCTGCTGTGCAACGAGAAGAAGACCCAACGCGAGGTCGCCCAGGTCGCCCAGGTGACCGAGGTCACGATCCGCAACCGGTACCAGGAGCAGATCGAGGCGATGGGGTTTCGGTGA